One window of Strigops habroptila isolate Jane chromosome Z, bStrHab1.2.pri, whole genome shotgun sequence genomic DNA carries:
- the CDH8 gene encoding cadherin-8 isoform X2, which translates to MNEPARRGPSDNTLSIMAKHSGFSRQKQEVYLLPIIISDSGNPPMSSTSTLTIRVCGCSSDGIVQSCNVEAYVLPIGLSMGALIAILACIILLLVIVVLFVTLRRHKNEPLIIKDDEDVRENIIRYDDEGGGEEDTEAFDIATLQNPDGINGFLPRKDIKPDLQFMPRQGLAPVPNGVDVDEFINVRLHEADNDPTAPPYDSIQIYGYEGRGSAAGSLSSLESSTSDSDQNFDYLSEWGPRFKRLGELYSVGESDKET; encoded by the exons ATGAATGAACCAGCAAGGAGGGGGCCATCTG ATAATACTCTCAGCATAATGGCAAAGCATAGTGGATTCAGCCGGCAGAAGCAAGAAGTATATCTACTGCCAATCATAATCAGTGATAGTGGGAATCCTCCCATGAGCAGCACTAGCACTCTCACTATTCGAGTCTGTGGTTGCAGCAGTGATGGTATTGTGCAGTCCTGCAATGTTGAAGCATACGTACTTCCCATTGGACTAAGTATGGGAGCCCTAATTGCAATATTAGCATGCATCATTCTGCTGCTAG TCATTGTAGTGCTGTTTGTAACACTAAGAAGACATAAGAATGAGCCTCTAATCATTAAAGATGATGAAGATGTGAGGGAAAATATTATTCGCTATGATGATGAAGGAGGTGGAGAAGAAGATACAGAGGCTTTTGACATTGCGACTTTGCAAAATCCGGATGGAATTAATGGATTTTTGCCTCGTAAGGATATTAAGCCTGATCTTCAGTTTATGCCCAGGCAGGGTCTTGCACCTGTTCCTAATGGTGTTGATGTGGATGAATTTATTAATGTAAGGCTTCATGAAGCCGATAATGATCCCACAGCTCCACCATATGACTCTATCCAGATTTATGGCTATGAAGGAAGAGGGTCAGCGGCCGGTTCCCTTAGCTCATTGGAGTCCTCTACATCAGACTCAGATCAGAATTTTGACTACCTCAGTGAATGGGGTCCTCGCTTTAAAAGACTTGGAGAACTTTACTCAGTTGGAGAAAGTGACAAAGAAACTTGA